From a single Drosophila sulfurigaster albostrigata strain 15112-1811.04 chromosome 3, ASM2355843v2, whole genome shotgun sequence genomic region:
- the LOC133842761 gene encoding uncharacterized protein LOC133842761 isoform X4, which yields MPNNRNRNRNRNRNKRNKNQNANQTKQQEEQQEEEIEQPATTTSSSSSLAPADDHQHNDNNVNSGSISNGSSTVSSNDVADHNNSSSNNNAQQVTRAAPVNQPEEDQPKDLAKETQQQQQQQQPVSQQLIDEKAESKAEQAIVVAAAEQPKELNQQIENNSEEQLKELPREEVQKQPEEAAHEQQEQQLKEATQEQPERQSKEVAEEQPEQQSEEVAQEQPIAVIIEKQAIAANQLNNQLNNQAEHQLQQQLNQQAIEQKESCQLNQLSNQQPVEQLPQQPVEHIVPVILEKECNPFEVQSAAAEQQLQQPTVHIVPVFVEKTESYTSQSAEQTVEQSKEQPKEELKQQPVVHFIPVTIEQEVITTSSNMGAKHSKQQREQQQQQKQLPELQQQQKELPQEQQQQQQQTPKAPGSPRQAKVIVHRIVREEVDEVDGTQQQQQQQQQQQQQQQQQQQQQQQQQQQQPQLQQQQPLEFQHQHEQLPQQQPPLAPSQQSPTRQQPAPATLPQQRSTKVIIHQIRVETDEEERARKGKPTIEEISSTTATSAAGTAATTMHSNSNGSIPSSGTLSPPPRYLVESPSPKTPSQVAQFGRFARDVQIQELELNSDCSSGEFNFYGMQSPVVCEVDSEVEAEPLTPQLQPQPQTPTTAVATFSPDVPSNSRAEQQEQLRQRRVQKRVALESHFLPQLLSPRYLDSILEENSETTASGHELALSRSSSNDQNHTRAAAKANESFPRSQLDFSRRHRRREEPVALMLETKLLDQPSDLESCTRLQSTLSPQSEDAELVYLSSSASSSVSDLMELELEQAAALAERALIDLDTDASKLINRPNDPDRFSPATTASTTEPISSANETETEGECEVETEVDTETETNVQSSRESTPVNAHRGNEERTLSPSPGSSLSSLLSAATTPTPAEAPTATPTRERATTAAAAATSTTSAESNEFGLNKLANSSIAASSLSATREEFVRNMEKVRELIEMTRREEENVASNASAYHNGNGNDNNVNVNVNVNGNGNGNGNVNVNEQRRSTVESPPPPPVPPPPSSMHYPTPTTPPTQATHVQLTSLLLKRQESNDSHCSDSTQHSQCTAIHMASPPPTNEPPTPPIRQQQQQQPFAPPQQLSQQQQELSQPQLTQQPELELSAISQFAGETEAERIKKLRLLCTETLASMPYGEQMLEELASVAQNITEQQQQQQQQQKEQQQQQSSNNMPYPLPHLPHISELQLSLGAAKNDAWLGLPTQADPKLLVCLSPGQRALVEQQSSKQSAPDQLLDAHEKFVQRRGYHELSAEQVRAMDSEQLKLEQEQMLKTAAKMRELRKSLTPQPEEQPQQQPQQQLSPVPPPVPVKSAETAAKAKSNQGDDVSQLRSNSSSSSYQKVITSATSSFENKPTAADQQQQQSVSEKLPHSFDQRTSSSTEQQQQTRNSSYMSSNSSSNNKFPASMESELARMFPSIAQQGDIFDEQRKRFSNIEQSLKPAQTKRYSNIETSSFESKKRVENGQVVYDYSNSSREHQEEGEKPQATTATATANGKFPLKVHQIPVRLIEDEVDKAPPVPPPPAPANIMSATKLNGKPNTFIDDAQQQPQQQQQQLSTESNRNISRSEQQLKVNSSSSSNTYEEFRQRAKAAIEAIAQPSNSNNTQPSQPPLDNEKLFKDFDALSQQLNAELQTSRVQREQRDKSASLYDLSRLTQHTNNQSQQHLEQLQQRRHAHMQELEREIERSARSRQERLSSVPRSSEEQQPVEYRARRAESLCNLQQEPLQRPHSSAEHYRVQPQQQQQDDWSRYASDLGYSENIARPFAREVEICYQRQHQRQPLGIRAPRLSMSTNDLSSSSYDSYNAYGGARRHAPMLQQAPQQQRPHYASCYSMIERDPNPTYISTTSRRGVSPAPPAPVTPQPPAYDRQQRRASLPRELHEQQLKYILSKEEELKLEFERLQHERRRLMDEMQRAPTVLQAPPPRRDSYRPAPKLPTLSEDEVFRQQMAEEWMNKVAEREERRQHKIIKISKIEDEQQHATEEQANISDEFLNRVKERRHKLAMPADSDWESGAESQPNLSKSGQAAGSESSDVEAPSMRVLEGKAEANLRELPRHLREFAKFASSEQLEGGQGHVDRMEEQERSEMITDNSHSSASKKSSIVKTYKVSRLPPSVQAIAIKSERPRQQQQEQEQQKQQQRQPQPQPQPQPQSAAMPTMTPAMTAKLRIRPQKQTRFLLSPQQLQRQRQRRSWSESDLLKEIDNELQLAKGFLFANGVWTPKSQTPHGSSNDLANSCSSAAPTPPPPPSQPVWTPQPSPALSGRKEFRPVRFESPTLPRRYTALQQQQEQQQQQQPQTTTIPPWSYTNGATTTTLSSNNSDYAETDCSTQFGPVAPSASVSDKIKTFERSASTSELNRPFVRRQLSDNSRAVYRPNEVIYKVKHEYLSEPETEYDRPRKMAQLGRRQYEGIGPVTNDGMPIILRSEVQEPHQHEWYKRLYQTIHKQKNGDDYVIRYKCPRARPSYKSNGYVSEPEPNYDSDYSTLKYRTPNPLRVQSVSSAVNVRNLNQDDKLYGTMPNPIKSASNSYKNQPGRIENYTTGHSSVSEKEKKEASAAAVSFFVMCTQLSNCAPYHKKHINKPL from the exons ATGCCAaataatcgtaatcgtaatcggaATCGTAATCGTAACAAGCGCAATAAGAATCAAAACGCAAATCAAACTAAACAGCAGGAGGAGCAACAGGAGGAGGAAATAGAGCAGCCAGCAACGAcaacttcatcatcatcatcattggcACCCGCTGACGATCATCAgcataatgataataatgtaAATTCTGGCAGCATTTCAAATGGGTCATCAACAGTCAGCAGCAACGATGTTGctgaccacaacaacagctctagcaacaacaacgcacagCAAGTGACAAGAGCAGCGCCAGTGAATCAGCCAGAAGAAGATCAGCCAAAAGATTTAGCTAAAGagacgcaacaacagcaacaacaacagcagccagtgAGTCAGCAACTGATTGATGAAAAAGCAGAGAGCAAAGCTGAGCAAGCGATTGtagttgcagctgcagagcAGCCAAAGGAGTTAAATcagcaaatagaaaataactCTGAAGAGCAGCTAAAGGAACTGCCAAGGGAAGAGGTGCAAAAGCAGCCAGAGGAAGCGGCACAtgagcagcaagagcaacagctaAAGGAAGCTACGCAAGAGCAGCCAGAGCGTCAGTCAAAAGAAGTAGCAGAAGAGCAACCAGAGCAGCAATCAGAGGAAGTGGCACAAGAGCAGCCAATTGCTGTGATAATAGAGAAGCAAGCAATCGCTGCAAATCAGCTAAATAATCAGCTCAATAATCAAGCTGagcatcagctgcagcagcaattaaATCAGCAAGCTATTGAGCAGAAAGAAAGCTGTCAATTAAATCAGTTGAGCAATCAGCAGCCAGTGGAGCAACTACCACAGCAGCCAGTAGAGCACATTGTGCCTGTGATCCTAGAAAAGGAGTGTAATCCATTTGAAGTGCAgtcagctgcagctgagcaacagttgcagcagccaACAGTGCATATAGTGCCAGTGTTTGTGGAAAAGACAGAAAGCTATACAAGTCAAAGTGCAGAACAAACTGTAGAGCAATCAAAGGAGCAGCCAAAAGAAGAGTTAAAGCAGCAACCTGTTGTTCACTTTATTCCTGTAACTATTGAGCAAGAAGTGataacaacaagcagcaacatgGGCGCCAAGCACTCGAAGCAGCAgcgtgagcagcagcagcaacaaaagcagttGCCagaactgcagcaacaacaaaaagagttgccgcaagagcagcaacaacagcagcagcaaacaccGAAAGCGCCTGGAAGTCCACGTCAAGCTAAAGTTATAGTACATCGCATAGTGCGTGAAGAAGTCGATGAAGTAGATGGAactcagcaacaacagcagcaacaacagcagcaacaacagcaacaacagcagcaacaacaacagcagcaacaacaacagcagcagcaaccacaattacaacagcaacagccattAGAATTCCAACATCAGCATGagcaactgccacagcaacagccgccGCTCGCCCCATCACAGCAATCACCCACACGCCAGCAACCAGCGCCAGCAACATTGCCGCAGCAGCGTAGCACGAAGGTGATAATCCATCAGATAAGAGTGGAAACAGACGAGGAGGAACGTGCGCGCAAAGGTAAGCCCACGATCGAAGAGATCAGCAGCaccacagcaacatcagcagcaggcacagcagcaaccacaatgcacagcaatagcaatggcaGCATACCGAGCAGCGGCACTTTGTCACCACCACCCAGATATCTGGTCGAATCCCCCTCACCCAAGACACCATCACAAGTGGCACAATTTGGCAGATTCGCTCGCGATGTGCAGATCCAAGAACTCGAACTGAACAGCGATTGCAGCTCAGGTGAATTCAATTTCTATGGCATGCAATCGCCGGTGGTGTGTGAGGTGGACTCGGAGGTGGAAGCAGAGCCTCTGACACCACAACTGCAACCGCAACCgcaaacaccaacaacagctgtGGCGACATTCTCGCCAGATGTGCCGTCCAACAGTCGAGCggagcaacaggagcagctgCGTCAGAGACGCGTCCAGAAACGTGTGGCACTTGAATCGCACTTTCTGCCGCAGCTGCTCAGTCCGCGCTATCTGGACAGCATACTGGAGGAGAATAGCGAAACCACAGCCTCAGGCCATGAGCTAGCCTTGAGTCGCAGCTCCTCCAACGATCAAAATCACACTCGAGCTGCTGCCAAGGCAAACGAATCGTTTCCTCGCAGTCAACTCGATTTCAGTCGTCGGCACAGACGTCGCGAGGAGCCGGTGGCTCTCATGCTGGAGACAAAGCTGCTCGATCAGCCCAGCGATCTGGAGAGCTGCACCCGACTCCAGAGCACACTGTCACCTCAGTCTGAGGATGCCGAACTTGTTTACCTCAGCTCCTCAGCCTCGAGCAGCGTCTCCGATCTAATGGAACTCGAACTGGAGCAAGCTGCCGCCTTGGCTGAACGTGCTCTCATCGATCTCGACACGGATGCCAGCAAACTGATCAATCGACCCAACGATCCTGACCGCTTCAGTCCAGCTACTACAGCGTCCACAACGGAACCGATCAGCTCAGCCAATGAAACGGAAACCGAGGGCGAATGCGAG GTCGAAACGGAAGTGGACACGGAAACGGAGACGAACGTTCAGTCGAGTCGGGAGAGCACACCTGTTAATGCTCATCGAGGCAACGAAGAGCGAACATTATCGCCATCGCCAGGCAGTTCGCTATCATCGCTGCTCAGTGCTGcgacgacgccgacgccaGCAGAGGCGCCAACAGCGACGCCCACgcgagagagagcaacaacagcagcagcagcagcaacatcgacaacatcgGCTGAGTCCAACGAATTTGGCCTGAACAAATTGGCCAACAGTTCAATTGCAGCGTCGTCGCTGTCGGCAACGCGCGAGGAATTTGTTCGCAATATGGAAAAAGTGCGCGAATTGATCGAAATGACGCGACGCGAAGAGGAAAACGTCGCGAGCAACGCAAGTGCTTACCACAACGGAAATGGTAATGATAATAACGTGAACGTAAACGTGAACGTGAAtggaaacggaaacggaaacgggAACGTAAACGTGAATGAGCAACGTAGGTCAACAGTAGaatcgccaccgccaccgcctgtGCCACCGCCACCCAGCAGCATGCACTATCCCACTCCCACCACCCCCCCAACACAGGCAACGCACGTGCAACTCACCTCGTTGCTGTTGAAGCGTCAGGAATCAAATGATTCGCATTGCTCCgacagcacacagcacagtCAATGCACTGCCATACACATGGCCTCGCCACCACCCACAAACGAACCACCCACGCCCCCAAtacgccagcaacagcagcagcaaccattcGCACCCCCACAGCAACTatcccaacaacaacaagaactatCCCAACCACAGCTAACACAGCAACCAGAATTGGAGCTTAGTGCAATCTCACAATTTGCAGGCGAAACGGAAGCGGAGCGTATCAAGAAACTGCGTCTGCTATGCACCGAGACCTTGGCCTCTATGCCCTATGGCGAGCAGATGCTTGAGGAGCTCGCCAGCGTTGCCCAAAACATAaccgaacagcaacaacaacagcagcagcaacaaaaggaacaacagcaacaacaatcgagcAACAACATGCCTTATCCTTTGCCACATTTGCCGCACATCAGCGAGTTGCAACTGTCGCTGGGCGCAGCCAAGAATGATGCCTGGCTGGGATTGCCGACGCAAGCGGATCCCAAGTTGTTGGTCTGTCTATCGCCCGGTCAGCGTGCTTTGGTCGAGCAGCAATCATCAAAGCAATCGGCGCCCGATCAGCTGCTGGATGCACATGAGAAATTCGTGCAGCGTCGCGGCTATCACGAGTTGAGCGCTGAACAGGTTCGAGCGATGGACAGCGAGCAACTGAAACTGGAGCAGGAGCAGATGCTGAAAACGGCGGCGAAAATGCGTGAATTGCGCAAGAGTTTGACGCCGCAGCCAGAagagcaaccacaacagcaaccacaacaacaattgtcgCCAGTGCCGCCGCCGGTGCCAGTGAAGAGCGCTGAGACCGCAGCGAAGGCAAAGAGCAACCAGGGCGATGACGTAAGCCAGCTGAgaagcaatagcagcagcagcagctatcAGAAGGTGATCACATCAGCGACATCatcatttgaaaataaaccGACAGCAGCtgatcagcaacagcaacagtcagTGTCCGAAAAGTTGCCTCACTCATTTGACCAGCGCACGTCCAGCAGcacagagcaacagcaacagactAGAAACAGCAGCTAcatgagcagcaacagcagcagcaacaacaaattcccAGCCAGCATGGAAAGCGAACTCGCACGCATGTTTCCAAGCATTGCGCAGCAAGGCGACATCTTTGATGAGCAACGCAAGCGTTTCTCCAACATCGAGCAGAGCTTGAAACCTGCGCAAACAAAACGTTACTCGAACATTGAAACGAGTTCGTTTGAGTCGAAGAAACGTGTGGAGAACGGACAAGTTGTCTACGattacagcaacagcagccgggAGCACCAAGAGGAAGGCGAGAAgccacaagcaacaacagcaacagcaacagcaaatggcaaattcCCATTGAAGGTGCATCAGATCCCAGTGCGTTTGATCGAAGATGAGGTGGATAAAGCGCCGCCAGTGCCACCGCCGCCGGCACCAGCAAATATTATGTCAGCTACCAAATTAAATGGCAAGCCAAACACTTTCATTGATGacgcacagcagcaaccacaacagcaacagcaacaactgagcACTGAGAGCAACCGCAACATCTCTCGCAGTGAGCAACAGCTCAAggtgaacagcagcagcagcagcaacacttaTGAGGAATTTCGGCAACGTGCCAAGGCAGCAATCGAAGCAATTGCTCagccaagcaacagcaacaacacgcaACCTTCGCAGCCGCCTTTGGACAATGAAAAGCTGTTCAAGGACTTTGATGCCTTGTCCCAGCAGCTCAATGCCGAACTGCAAACAAGTCGCGTCCAACGCGAGCAACGCGACAAATCCGCCTCGCTCTACGATCTCAGTCGCCTGACGCAGCACACCAACAACCAGAGCCAGCAGCATctcgagcagctgcagcagcgacgccaTGCGCACATGCAGGAGCTGGAGCGTGAAATCGAACGCTCCGCACGCTCCCGCCAGGAGCGTCTCTCCTCGGTGCCACGCAGCAGCGAGGAGCAACAGCCTGTGGAGTATCGTGCACGACGCGCCGAATCGCTCTGCAATCTGCAGCAGGAGCCGCTCCAACGTCCGCACAGCTCAGCGGAACATTATCGTgtgcaaccacagcaacagcaacaggatgATTGGTCGCGTTATGCCAGCGATTTGGGCTACTCGGAGAACATTGCGCGTCCGTTTGCACGCGAGGTGGAGATTTGCTATCAGCGGCAGCATCAAAGGCAACCGCTGGGAATACGCGCTCCCCGCTTGTCGATGAGCACCAACGATTTGTCGAGCAGTAGCTACGATAGCTACAATGCGTATGGCGGAGCGCGGAGGCATGCACCGATGTTGCAACAGGcgccgcagcaacagcgaccACATTACGCCAGCTGCTATTCGATGATCGAACGTGATCCGAATCCCACGTACATCAGCACCACCTCAAGGCGTGGCGTCTCCCCCGCCCCACCGGCACCTGTCACCCCGCAGCCGCCCGCTTACGATCGGCAGCAGAGACGCGCGAGCTTGCCACGCGAGTTGCACGAACAGCAGCTGAAGTACATACTCAGTAAGGAGGAGGAACTGAAGCTGGAGTTTGAGCGTTTGCAGCATGAACGCCGTCGCCTGATGGACGAGATGCAACGTGCCCCGACGGTGTTGCAAGCGCCGCCGCCACGTCGTGATAGCTATCGACCGGCGCCCAAGTTGCCCACGCTCAGCGAGGACGAAGTGTTCCGCCAGCAGATGGCCGAGGAGTGGATGAACAAGGTGGCGGAGCGTGAGGAGCGACGCCAGCACAAGATCATCAAGATCTCAAAGATCGAGGATGAGCAACAGCATGCCACCGAGGAGCAGGCGAACATCAGCGATGAGTTTCTCAATCGCGTCAAGGAACGTCGGCATAAGCTCGCAATGCCCGCAGACAGCGATTGGGAGAGTGGcgccgaatcgcaaccgaatctgAGCAAATCGGGTCAGGCGGCAGGCAGCGAATCGTCGGATGTGGAGGCGCCATCGATGCGTGTACTCGAGGGTAAGGCGGAGGCAAATCTGCGCGAGTTGCCGCGACATTTGCGCGAGTTTGCCAAGTTcgcgagcagcgagcagctcGAGGGCGGCCAAGGGCATGTGGATCGCATGGAGGAGCAGGAGCGCAGCGAGATGATCACGGACAATTCGCATAGCAGTGCCAGCAAGAAGTCGAGCATTGTGAAGACGTACAAGGTGTCCAGGCTGCCGCCTTCCGTACAGG CCATAGCAATTAAATCCGAGAGGCcgagacaacagcaacaagagcaagagcaacaaaagcagcagcagcgacagccgcagccgcagccgcaacCTCAGCCGCAGTCAGCAGCGATGCCAACGATGACGCCAGCGATGACTGcgaaattgcgtatacgaccCCAGAAACAGACGCGATTTCTGCTATCaccgcagcagctgcagcgacagagacagcgacgcAGCTGGTCGGAGAGTGATCTGCTCAAGGAGATCGACAACGAGCTGCAGCTGGCCAAGGGCTTTCTCTTTGCCAACG GCGTCTGGACACCCAAAAGTCAAACACCGCACGGCTCCAGCAACGATCTGGCCAACAGCTGCTCCTCGGCAGCCCCCACACCACCGCCACCCCCCTCACAGCCCGTGTGGACGCCACAGCCATCGCCAGCGCTCAGCGGACGCAAGGAGTTTCGCCCCGTGCGTTTCGAGTCGCCCACCTTGCCACGTCGCTACACGgcactgcaacagcaacaagaacagcagcagcagcagcaaccacagacGACGACAATACCACCGTGGTCATATACAAACGGAGCCACAACCACAACTCTGAGCTCCAACAACTCGGATTACGCCGAAACCGATTGTTCCACTCAGTTTGGCCCAGTGGCGCCCTCTGCCAGCGTCTCCGATAAGATCAAAA CATTTGAACGCTCTGCTTCCACATCGGAGTTGAACAGGCCGTTTGTGCGTCGTCAGCTGTCAGACAATAGCCGAGCTGTTTACAGGCCCAATGAAGTCA TCTACAAAGTCAAGCACGAGTATTTGAGCGAACCGGAAACGGAATACGATCGTCCGCGCAAAATGGCGCAATTAGGTCGACGGCAATACGAAGGCATCGGTCCGGTGACCAACGATGGAATGCCCATAATACTTAGATCG GAGGTCCAGGAACCGCATCAGCATGAATGGTACAAGCGACTGTATCAGACCATACATAAGCAGAAGAATGGCG ACGATTACGTGATACGCTACAAGTGTCCCAGAG CTCGTCCATCGTATAAGAGCAATGGTTATGTGTCTGAACCTGAACCCAACTACGATTCCGATTACTCAACTCTAAAGTATCGCACACCGAATCCGCTACGTGTGCAGTCTGTATCCTCGGCTGTCAATGTGCGCAATCTAAATCAGGACGATAA ATTGTATGGTACTATGCCCAATCCGATAAAATCGGCATCGAATTCATACAAAAATCAACCCGGTCGCATTGAGAACTACACAACTGGACATTCGTCTGTGtcggagaaggagaagaaggaggCAAGTGCCGCAGCAGTGAGCTTTTTTGTCATGTGTACACAACTATCAAACTGCGCTCCCTACCACAAAAAGCATATCAATAAACCATTATAA